The genomic stretch GCGGCCGGTGCCGACGTGGACGACAAGACCGAGTCGGACGAGCAGGGGCGCTTCGGCTGGGCGAGCGACCCCGAGGGCAACCGCTTCGAGCTCTGGGAGCCCGCGGACGCCTGACCGGCCCGCGCGCCGCCCCCGCTTGCCCAGCTTCCCGTGCGCGCGAGCACGCGAGGAGTCGTCCAGCACTGGAAGCTCGGGTCCGGGCCGGGCGCGCCAGGGGGGCGTCGCGCGACGACGGCTAGCGCGCCACGCCGGGCTGGCACCACAGCGTGCGGCGGCCCGCGGGCACGAACTCGATCTTCCGCGGCGCCGGCGGGCGGACCGGCGCCTTCGCGGGCGTTCCGCTCCGGTCGTACCGCAGGATGTCGATGCCCTTCTCGATGTCGACGGCGTAGACGATCTCGGGCGTGATCCAGTACGCCGCGATCGTCGCGCCGGCCACGGGGGCGTAGTAGCCGACCTCGTCGATGCCGCCCTTGCGGTCCACGTCGAGGAAGCGGACGCCGTGCTCGAAGAAGCCGGCCGCGATCAGCCCGCCGTCCTTGAACGTCGGGTGCTGCTGGAACCACATCGCCGTGCAGCCCGCGGCGCCGGCGGCGGGGGAGCCGTCGACGAACGTGCCGTTCGAGACGCGGAACTCGCCGACCTTGCGGAACGTCTTCGCGTCCCACGTCATGATCGCGCCCGAGTCGCGGTCGCAGATGCCGCTGAACGGCGTCTCGCCCTGCACGAGGAAGAACTTGTCGCGGCCCTGGCGCGGCCACCGGTTGGAGTGGATGAGGCGGTTGTCGCTCGTCGTGCCGGTCTTGACGACGCGCGGCTTCGTCGGCGTACGACGCGCGTCGAGGAGGCGGATCGTGCGGCTCGCCGTGAGCACCATGCCGGGGGAGACCTCGGTGACGTCGAAGCCGTCGTTCTTCGGCAGCGAGCCCCAGCTGCCCGCGACGCGCGGGGCGGACGGCTTGCGCAGGTCGACGATCGTGCCGCGCGAGCCGTACGCGTAGGCGCACTTCAGCACGCAGGTGAACGTGTGGTCGCGCATGTTCGGCAGCGAGGCGATCTGCTTCGGCGCGGCCTTGTTGCTGACGTCGTAGACCTGCAACGTCCCCAGCGCGCCCTGCTCGTCGTTGAGCAGCAGGATCTTGCCGTTGGTGTCGACGTCCTCGGCGGGGAAGTTGAAGCCGACCGGCGTCACCGACAGCGGCTTCGGCAGCGCGGGGTCGGAGACGTCGTAGATCGAGAACGACTTCGAGCCGGAGACGTAGAGCGTCGTGCCGAGCAGCCGCGCGCCGGTGGCCGCGCCCGCCTCGAGCGGGATCGTCGCGACGAACGTGACGTTCGGGGACGTGACCACGGAGTCGTAGGGCCGCGCCTCGCTCACCGGGGCGGAGACGGCGAGCGCCGTGACGGCGAGCGCGACGGTGACTGCTCTCATGCCGCACGCGATTCGACGTGCGGGAGCCGCGTCCTGCCGTCGCGCGAGGAACCGGGGTGAGCGCCGTCACCTGTGCGGGGGGTCACCGACCTGGGAGGGAACGCGCATGGCGAGGACGACGAAGGCGTTCGGGGCTCTCTGCCTGACGGCGGCGCTGCTGCCGATGACGCAGACCGCGACCGCGCTGCCCGGGGTGGGTGTGGTGGCGGTGCCGGTGGCGGTGTTCACGACGCCGACGTACCTGACGCACGCCCCCGGCGACCCCACCGGGGTCTACGTCACCGAGCGGGCCGGCACCATCAAGGTGGCGCGCGGCAACCCGGCGGCGACGACGACGTTCCTCGACATCACGACGCGCGTCAGCATCACCGGCGAGGGCGGTCTGCTGTCCGTGGCGTTCGCGCCCGACTACGTCACCAGCGGCAAGCTCTACGTCTACTACGCCAACCTCGACGGCGACATCGAGATCGACGAGTTCACGCGCAACGGCGCCGTGGCCGACCCGGCGTCGCGCCGTACCGTGCTCGTCATCCCGCACCGTGACTTCTCCAACCACTACGGCGCGCAGCTGCAGTTCGGGCCAGACGGCTACCTGTACATCGGCACGGGCGACGGCGGTGGCGGCGGCGACCCGCTCGGCAACGGGCAGAACCTCGGCGCGCTGCTCGGCAAGATGCTGCGCATCGACCCGCGCCAGTCGGGCACGGCGGCGTACACCGTGCCGGCGTCGAACCCGTTCGTCTCCGTGTCGGGGGCCCGGCCGGAGATCTGGGCGTACGGCCTGCGCAACCCGTTCCGCTTCTCGTTCGACCGCGCCAACGGCGACCTCACCATCGGCGACGTCGGGCAGAGCACGCGCGAGGAGGTCGACTACGTGCCGGCCGGCTCCGCGGGCGGCTTCAACTTCGGCTGGAACATCTTCGAGGGGACGTTCCAGTTCCGGCCGGGCACGCTGACCAACCACACGCCCCCGGTCCTCGAGCGGCCGCGCAACATGGGCTTCTGCACGTCCATCACCGGCGGGTACGTCATCCGCGACCCCGGGGTGCCGTCGCTGCAGGGCGACTACGTGTACGGCGACTACTGCACCGGCTCGCTGCGCGTCGCGCGCCTCCAGCTCCCGGGTGCCGTCAACGACCGTGCGCTCAACGCGAACGTGCCCAACCTGTCGTCGTTCGGCGAGGACGCGGCGGGCTGCGTGTACGCGATCTCGCTGTCGGGCCCGGTGTTCCGGCTCGTGGAGGACCAGACGTCGCTCACCGCGCCGTGCGCCCTGCCGGTGCGGTGACCCGGGCCGGAGCGTTCGTCCGGCCCGGGCCCTGCCGTCACTGGTCGCGCGTGTAGATCAGGCTGCGCA from Frankiaceae bacterium encodes the following:
- a CDS encoding PQQ-dependent sugar dehydrogenase gives rise to the protein MARTTKAFGALCLTAALLPMTQTATALPGVGVVAVPVAVFTTPTYLTHAPGDPTGVYVTERAGTIKVARGNPAATTTFLDITTRVSITGEGGLLSVAFAPDYVTSGKLYVYYANLDGDIEIDEFTRNGAVADPASRRTVLVIPHRDFSNHYGAQLQFGPDGYLYIGTGDGGGGGDPLGNGQNLGALLGKMLRIDPRQSGTAAYTVPASNPFVSVSGARPEIWAYGLRNPFRFSFDRANGDLTIGDVGQSTREEVDYVPAGSAGGFNFGWNIFEGTFQFRPGTLTNHTPPVLERPRNMGFCTSITGGYVIRDPGVPSLQGDYVYGDYCTGSLRVARLQLPGAVNDRALNANVPNLSSFGEDAAGCVYAISLSGPVFRLVEDQTSLTAPCALPVR